Genomic DNA from Corynebacterium diphtheriae:
CCGGCGTTGATGTTCAGGAGTTCATGATTGCTCCTATCGGTGCCGAGTCCTTCTCCGAGGCTCTGCGCATGGGTGCAGAGGTCTACCACTCCTTGAAGTCCGTGATTAAGTCCAAGGGACTTTCCACCGGCCTCGGCGACGAGGGTGGTTTCGCACCTTCTGTTGAGTCCACCAAGGCAGCTCTCGACCTCATCGTTGAGGCAATTGAGAAGGCTGGCTTCAAGCCAGGTGCTGACGTCGCACTTGCACTCGACGTTGCTTCCTCCGAGTTCTACAAGGATGGCAAGTACCACTTCGAGGGCGGCGAGCACACCGCTGAGGAGATGGCAAAGGTCTACGAGCAGCTCATCGCTGAGTACCCAATTGTTTCCATCGAGGACCCACTGCAGGAAGACGACTGGGAGGGCTACACCGCCCTGACCGCCGCAATCGGCGACAAGGTCCAGATCGTCGGCGACGACTTCTTCGTCACCAACCCAGCACGCCTCAAGGAAGGCATCGAGAAGAAGGCAGCCAACGCCTTGCTGGTTAAGGTCAACCAGATCGGTACCCTGACCGAGACCTTCGACGCTGTTGATCTCGCACACCGCAACGGCTACCGCACCATGATGTCCCACCGCTCCGGCGAGACCGAGGACACCACCATTGCTGACCTTGCAGTCGCATTGGGCTGTGGCCAGATCAAGACCGGTGCACCAGCTCGTTCCGAGCGCGTTGCCAAGTACAACCAGCTTCTGCGCATCGAGCAGCAGCTTGACGATGCAGCAGTCTACGCAGGCCGTTCAGCATTCCCACGTTTCCAAGGCTAATAACAACTCGTAATTAACCCCGAAACACACTTCAGTCCCCACGAAGATATTTTTATCTCCGTGGGGACTGAAATTTTCTTCACCACCCTTGATTGACAACAGCGCTAAACTAGGTGACCTATGGTGTTTACAAAGCGACGAGCGGTTCCCGTGGTCAACCGCGAAGAGAAACCGCGCGGACTCAAGCTTTCACGCCCCAGCATGAAAGTTGATGGCCGCTGGTTGGTTATCTACGGCACGATTGTGATCGTGCTATGTGTTGCTATCCTGCGCCCGCTGAACACCTACATGGATCAAAAAGCTGAGACTGCTCGGTTGAAGGCGTCGATCGCCGAAAAACAGATTGAAAAAGAGCGCCTACTCGCTGAGCTAGAAAAATATGATTCCGAAGCCTACGTTAAAGAACAAGCACGTAAGCGCCTAGGAGTTATCGCCCCTGGCGAAAAGGCCTATCGAGTCATGACTCCCGAGCTGGAAAACCAAGGCTCGCACGTGAGCACCAAAGAAGAAACCAAGGCCAAAAATCCGTGGTACGAAAAGCTGTGGGACTCCGTGACCATCGTTGAGCCCGCTGAAGAAGCTGAGCAGCAAGGCGATCAACCGCAGATGAATTTGCCATTGATTCCAGCAGACCCTCCTAGTGAGCAACCCTAAGAATCGGTAAACGCGCGGGCTTCATGAGACAATAGCCCGCATGAGTGCTTCTGAATCTGATCTTGCCATTGTTGCCGAGCAGCTAGGCCGCAAGCCCCGCGGAGTTATCGAGGTGTCCTACCACACCCCAGATGGTGTACCTGGTGTGGTGATGACAACCCCCAAGCTTGACGACGGCACCCCGTTCCCAACCCTCTACTACCTCACGGAGCCACGTCTGACTGCTGAGGCGTCACGCCTTGAAGTTGCACATGTAATGAAGTGGATGACGGATCGCCTGCACAGCGATGAGGAGCTTCGCAAAGACTACGAGCGTGCGCATGAGTACTTCCTAGCCAAGCGTAACGCTATCGAAGATCTTGGCACCGACTTCTCCGGTGGTGGTATGCCAGATCGCGTCAAATGCCTGCACGTGTTGATCGCCTATGCATTGGCAGAAGGTCCCGACCACTTCCGTCTCGGTACCGAGGCTGTAGCTTTGGCTGCCGATCACGGAGGTTTGCGTGGCACCGCGATCCCACAAGACTGGCCGACTGTTGAATCATTGGGCATAAGCCTTGACCAATTCGACTTCAGCCACGCAGACGTTCCAGGCGCCTCCAAGTGAGCGTGGTAGCTGCCGTTGATTGCGGCACCAACTCCATACGTTTGCTGATTAGCGAGCAAACGCCTACCGGACTGCGTGAGATCACCCGTCAAATGACGATCATTCGTCTAGGAGAAGGCGTCGATGCAACGGGGAAAATCGATCCCGCAGCCATCGAACGCGCCCGCGTCGCCTTGTCTGGCTATGTGGATACCATGCTGGCTCACAAGGTGACAGCTGTACGCATGGTGGCAACATCAGCGACTCGTGATGCCTCCAACAAGGATGATTTCTTTGCCATGACTGCTGATCTCCTAGGCGCGGTCGTACCAGGGGCATGTGCAGAAGTGATCTCAGGTGCAGAAGAAGCCGAGTTGTCTTTTATCGGCGCAGTAGCTGACATTCCTGATACAGATCGGCCCGTATGTGTTATCGACCTAGGTGGTGGATCAACCGAATTTGTAGTGGGAAAGAAAACCGGTGAGATCCTAGGAGCGTATTCCACTCAAATGGGATGTGTACGCCTCACGGAACGCCTTATGGTATCCGATCCACCGACTGCGGAAGAGATCGCTCAAGCACGGGAGTACGTCGATACGCAGCTGACTGTTGCGCTCGACAATGTGCCGATTATGCAGGCCTCGATGGTGGTGGGCTGCGCCGGAACGTTTACCACTGTCGCTGCGCTCGCTTTGGGCCTTGATTCCTATGACCCGCAGCGAATTCATGGTTCGGTGCACACCGCCGACCGTCTCCGTGGGGAAACTCAGCGTTTGATAGGGGAGACATCACAGCAGCGCGCAGCGCATTCCGTGATGCACCTAGGTCGTGCAGACGTCATTGCAGGGGGCAGTGTTGTAATCGAACAGATCCTTGCGATGATGCAGCGGCTCGGTGTGTCTGATTCCGTGACCATTTCGGAAAAAGACATCCTTGATGGAATAGTTGCTCGTTTACTTGAAGAATAACGGGGGGAATTTTTTTCGGCTCTGAACTGGACTAACCTCACTGCATTTCCTCCCAGTGGGGTTAGCTAGTAAAGTGTTGTGGTGTTGCCCCCATAGCCCAATCGGCAGAGGCAATCGACTTAAAATCGATTCAGTGTGGGTTCGAGTCCCACTGGGGGCACCATTAGAACTACCTCGTGCTACAAAAGCACAAGGTAGTTCTTTTTGTTTAGCACCTTATTGAGCTTTCAGGGTTAAGGGTCAAAAAAGGGGATGCGGACGTTTTGTTAGACACTTTCAACCTCACGCTACCGCAGCCATGCGATAACGCGCGATACTCATACCATTGAGACTAACTTTAATGCGATGATTGTTATAAAACTCGATATAAGCAGCAATGGCATCGTCAAGCTCTTGGATTGTCTGCCACCTCTTGCCGTAATACATCTCATTTTTCATCCGCCCGAAAAACCCCTCGCATGCCGCATTGTCAGGACTACACCCCTTTTTTTCGACATCGAACGAACGATGCCATATTTCGCAGTCAGACTATGCCAACTCCGACCACGGTAATGCACACCACGATCTGAATGAATCACTAATGAACCATCCGGTGGAAGACCCTCAGCATCAATAGCGGCCTGCAGCGTAGATTCTGCTAACTCCATAGTGGGATTCACACTCGTCTTAGCAGCAACGACTTTGCCATCGAAACAATCAATAATCACAGACAAATACACCCGCCCCTCATTCGCAGCGAAAACACTAATATCAGTCAGCCACAACGTATTCGCAGCAGTGGCATGAAAACAACGGTTGACCAGGTTCGGCGGAGCCGGAGAAATTTCTCCTTGATAACTGGAATATTTCACCTTCCGCTTCGGAAACCGCACCGTAATTGCTTCTTCGCGCATGAGCCTGCGAACTACTTTTTCACTGATAGTTATGCCTAAATGTCGTAATTGCCACCAGATACGGCGATAACCATAGGTATTATGTGAATCAGAACTGATGCGGTGCACCATGCTGCGAATAGCTGCGTGCTTATCAGGCATGCGTCGTTTTTTCAGGTGGTAATAGAAACTGGATGCAGCAAGACCACTAGCAGCGAGCAGCATTGCTAATGGAAACGTGCTACGCAAAGCGTCAACCACGTCGGTTTTGTGCTTATTACTCAGCTGACCGGGGATGACGCTTACGTCTTTTTTTATAATTTCCAGCTCCTTTTCCAACACGGCTTTTTCTACCAGCAGCGTGGCCATCTGCTGTTTTAACTGTGTTGGATTATCCGGCAATGATTTTTCTAGTGCTGCTTTAGTAGGGATGCGGCCATGGCCTGCGCGTTCTTTTTTCGACATCAAGCCCCATTGTCCTTCCTCACGGTAGCGTTGCGCCCAAGCATAGACGCTGGCGTGAGTGTGCAGGCAGCATTCCTGGGCAATATCAGCTGGTCGCCAACCATTGTGGAAAA
This window encodes:
- the eno gene encoding phosphopyruvate hydratase, with product MADIMHVFAREILDSRGNPTVEAEVFLDDGSHGVAGVPSGASTGVHEAHELRDGGERYLGKGVLNAVNNVNEEIADAIAGAEADDQRLIDQAMIALDGTENKSRLGANAILGVSIAVAKAAAESAGLPLYRYIGGPNAHVLPVPMMNIVNGGAHADSGVDVQEFMIAPIGAESFSEALRMGAEVYHSLKSVIKSKGLSTGLGDEGGFAPSVESTKAALDLIVEAIEKAGFKPGADVALALDVASSEFYKDGKYHFEGGEHTAEEMAKVYEQLIAEYPIVSIEDPLQEDDWEGYTALTAAIGDKVQIVGDDFFVTNPARLKEGIEKKAANALLVKVNQIGTLTETFDAVDLAHRNGYRTMMSHRSGETEDTTIADLAVALGCGQIKTGAPARSERVAKYNQLLRIEQQLDDAAVYAGRSAFPRFQG
- a CDS encoding septum formation initiator family protein yields the protein MVFTKRRAVPVVNREEKPRGLKLSRPSMKVDGRWLVIYGTIVIVLCVAILRPLNTYMDQKAETARLKASIAEKQIEKERLLAELEKYDSEAYVKEQARKRLGVIAPGEKAYRVMTPELENQGSHVSTKEETKAKNPWYEKLWDSVTIVEPAEEAEQQGDQPQMNLPLIPADPPSEQP
- a CDS encoding DUF501 domain-containing protein, with the protein product MSASESDLAIVAEQLGRKPRGVIEVSYHTPDGVPGVVMTTPKLDDGTPFPTLYYLTEPRLTAEASRLEVAHVMKWMTDRLHSDEELRKDYERAHEYFLAKRNAIEDLGTDFSGGGMPDRVKCLHVLIAYALAEGPDHFRLGTEAVALAADHGGLRGTAIPQDWPTVESLGISLDQFDFSHADVPGASK
- a CDS encoding Ppx/GppA phosphatase family protein, which codes for MSVVAAVDCGTNSIRLLISEQTPTGLREITRQMTIIRLGEGVDATGKIDPAAIERARVALSGYVDTMLAHKVTAVRMVATSATRDASNKDDFFAMTADLLGAVVPGACAEVISGAEEAELSFIGAVADIPDTDRPVCVIDLGGGSTEFVVGKKTGEILGAYSTQMGCVRLTERLMVSDPPTAEEIAQAREYVDTQLTVALDNVPIMQASMVVGCAGTFTTVAALALGLDSYDPQRIHGSVHTADRLRGETQRLIGETSQQRAAHSVMHLGRADVIAGGSVVIEQILAMMQRLGVSDSVTISEKDILDGIVARLLEE